One window from the genome of Pyrobaculum ferrireducens encodes:
- a CDS encoding tRNA (adenine-N1)-methyltransferase: protein MFRKGDWALLVEERGGYKTVARVGGGRIQTIRGFIDTDKLVGAPHGSEITTSLGVKFRALSATIFDVIENKFELRAQAIYPKDAVYIIKAIGLGPGFRVAEAGTGSGFLTAVLAWYVRPWGVVYSFDNRIEHMKVAVRNLGRIDLLNYVDLQVRDVVRTGFGSIRVDAVVLDMGDPWNALDRVSEALKPGGVVVIFATTVEHMAKSVEALRKRNYVNISIEEVLVRRWKSVPGELRPETFDVTHTGWIISARLV, encoded by the coding sequence TGTTTAGGAAGGGGGACTGGGCGCTGTTGGTGGAGGAGCGGGGGGGCTACAAAACTGTGGCTAGAGTGGGCGGCGGGAGGATCCAGACTATCAGAGGCTTTATAGACACCGATAAGCTCGTAGGAGCGCCCCACGGCTCCGAAATCACAACCTCGCTGGGCGTCAAGTTTAGAGCCCTTTCGGCTACTATTTTCGACGTAATTGAGAATAAGTTCGAGCTGAGAGCCCAAGCCATATACCCCAAAGACGCTGTTTACATCATAAAGGCAATAGGCCTAGGTCCGGGTTTTAGAGTGGCTGAGGCCGGCACCGGCTCGGGCTTCCTGACTGCCGTGCTGGCTTGGTACGTAAGGCCTTGGGGGGTTGTGTACAGTTTCGACAACAGAATAGAGCATATGAAAGTCGCTGTGCGCAATCTCGGAAGGATCGACCTACTGAACTACGTCGATTTACAGGTGAGGGACGTGGTAAGGACAGGCTTCGGCTCTATACGGGTAGACGCCGTCGTACTCGATATGGGAGATCCGTGGAACGCGCTGGACCGCGTCTCAGAAGCTCTAAAACCCGGCGGGGTTGTCGTGATCTTCGCCACGACTGTGGAGCACATGGCTAAGAGCGTCGAGGCCTTAAGAAAGAGGAACTATGTCAATATATCCATAGAGGAGGTGCTGGTCAGGCGCTGGAAGAGCGTACCTGGCGAGCTGAGGCCAGAAACCTTCGATGTCACGCACACCGGCTGGATCATATCTGCGAGGTTGGTTTAA